The following coding sequences are from one Chitinimonas sp. BJYL2 window:
- a CDS encoding cytochrome c has protein sequence MKRSVLAVLLGSIATFAMATNAPAPAAKADPAKGKAVVEKVCAACHGLDGNSAAGANPTLAGQHPEYLYAQLVAFKKGERKNAIMMGQVATMSDEDMKNVSAYFGTQKIKPRGATDKALIAAGKKIYQGGNRETGLPACMACHGPNGSGMPIQYPRLGSQHASYVVASLQAYKAGTDRKNAVMGPIAAKMTDADLKAVSEYIAGLR, from the coding sequence ATGAAACGTAGCGTGCTGGCAGTACTGCTTGGCTCGATCGCCACCTTCGCCATGGCGACGAACGCCCCGGCGCCCGCTGCGAAGGCCGATCCCGCCAAGGGCAAGGCCGTCGTCGAGAAGGTGTGTGCCGCTTGCCACGGCCTGGATGGCAACAGCGCTGCGGGTGCCAACCCCACGCTGGCCGGTCAGCATCCGGAATACCTGTATGCGCAGCTGGTGGCATTCAAGAAGGGTGAGCGCAAGAACGCCATCATGATGGGTCAGGTTGCCACCATGTCGGACGAAGACATGAAGAACGTATCGGCCTACTTCGGCACCCAGAAGATCAAGCCGCGCGGTGCAACCGACAAGGCACTGATCGCTGCCGGCAAGAAGATTTATCAGGGCGGTAACCGCGAGACCGGTTTGCCGGCCTGCATGGCCTGCCACGGCCCCAATGGTTCGGGCATGCCGATCCAGTATCCGCGTCTGGGTAGCCAGCACGCTTCGTACGTTGTCGCTTCGCTGCAGGCTTACAAGGCCGGCACCGACCGCAAGAACGCAGTCATGGGCCCGATTGCGGCCAAGATGACGGATGCCGACTTGAAGGCGGTGTCCGAGTACATCGCCGGCTTGCGCTGA